One genomic window of Desulfuromonas acetoxidans DSM 684 includes the following:
- the uvrB gene encoding excinuclease ABC subunit UvrB — translation MAKFTLKSVYQPAGDQPKAIEELVEGIEDGAPHQVLLGVTGSGKTFTMANVVERVQRPTLVLAHNKTLAAQLYGEFRELFPNNAVEYFVSYYDYYQPEAYVASTDTFIEKDSSINEEIDKLRHSATRSLLTRRDVLIVASVSCIYGLGSPEAYFGMLVGLEVGMELERNSLLKKLVEIQYQRNDADFHRGTFRVRGDSVEIFPAYEEDLALRIEFFGDEIDAISEIDPLRGTVIDKLNKTSIFPASHYVATRPTLERAIKQIQDELQQRITYFRDRNQLIEAQRIEQRTMFDIEVMEEMGYCQGIENYSRYMDGRGEGEPPATLFDYFPDDALLFIDESHVSVSQVGAMYRGDRSRKENLVGYGFRLPSALDNRPLKFEEFESKNLQTVYVSATPADYELEKAQGVVVEQIVRPTGLVDPPIEIRPAQQQVDDLVEQIRDTIATQARILVTTLTKRMAEDLTGYLEEIGIRVRYLHSDIDTVERMEIIRGLRQGDFDVLIGINLLREGLDIPEVGLVTILDADKEGFLRSERSLIQTCGRAARNVDGRVIMYADRITRSMQACLDETERRRQQQLAFNAEHGIVPKSVSKSMRTILEDLKGVSAEVAQVAEELADWHSPAELRKKINAVRKEMLAAAAELNFEQAAELRDQLLKLEKQELGLS, via the coding sequence ATGGCCAAATTTACGTTAAAATCCGTCTATCAGCCCGCTGGTGATCAGCCCAAAGCGATTGAAGAGTTGGTGGAGGGGATCGAAGATGGTGCGCCGCATCAGGTTCTGCTCGGTGTTACCGGGAGTGGTAAAACCTTTACCATGGCCAATGTCGTCGAGCGGGTGCAGCGCCCCACGCTGGTCCTGGCCCACAACAAAACCCTTGCTGCCCAGTTGTATGGCGAGTTTCGCGAGCTGTTTCCAAATAACGCCGTTGAATATTTCGTCTCCTATTACGACTATTATCAGCCCGAAGCCTATGTGGCGAGCACCGACACCTTTATTGAAAAGGATTCTTCCATCAATGAGGAGATCGACAAGCTGCGTCACAGCGCTACACGCAGCTTGCTCACCCGCCGCGATGTGCTGATTGTTGCTTCTGTATCGTGCATTTATGGCCTCGGTTCGCCGGAAGCCTATTTCGGCATGTTAGTCGGGCTGGAAGTGGGGATGGAGCTGGAACGCAACAGTTTGCTGAAAAAGCTGGTCGAGATTCAGTATCAGCGCAATGATGCCGATTTCCACCGTGGCACCTTCCGGGTGCGCGGTGACAGCGTGGAAATCTTCCCGGCCTATGAGGAAGACCTGGCGCTGCGCATTGAGTTCTTTGGTGATGAAATTGATGCCATCAGTGAGATTGATCCGTTGCGCGGTACAGTCATCGACAAGTTAAATAAAACCAGCATCTTTCCGGCCAGTCACTATGTTGCCACCCGGCCGACTCTGGAACGGGCCATCAAGCAGATTCAAGACGAACTCCAGCAGCGCATCACCTATTTTCGTGACCGCAATCAATTGATTGAGGCCCAGCGTATCGAACAGCGTACCATGTTCGATATTGAGGTGATGGAGGAGATGGGCTATTGCCAGGGCATTGAAAATTACTCACGCTATATGGATGGGCGTGGCGAAGGGGAGCCGCCGGCGACATTGTTTGATTATTTCCCCGACGATGCGCTGCTGTTTATCGATGAGAGCCATGTCAGCGTGTCGCAGGTGGGTGCCATGTACCGTGGTGATCGCTCGCGCAAAGAGAATCTGGTTGGTTACGGGTTCCGTTTACCGTCGGCGCTGGATAACCGGCCGCTCAAATTTGAAGAATTCGAGTCGAAGAACCTGCAAACTGTCTACGTCTCGGCGACTCCAGCCGATTACGAGCTGGAAAAAGCCCAAGGCGTGGTCGTCGAGCAGATCGTCCGGCCCACCGGACTGGTCGATCCGCCGATTGAGATTCGTCCGGCGCAGCAACAGGTGGATGATTTGGTGGAGCAGATTCGTGACACCATCGCCACCCAGGCGCGTATCCTGGTGACCACGCTGACCAAGCGCATGGCTGAGGATCTGACCGGCTATCTTGAAGAGATCGGTATTCGTGTCCGTTACCTGCATTCCGATATTGACACCGTCGAGCGGATGGAAATCATTCGCGGCCTGCGCCAGGGCGATTTTGATGTGCTGATCGGTATCAACTTGTTGCGTGAGGGACTCGATATTCCCGAGGTCGGTCTGGTGACGATTCTCGATGCCGATAAGGAGGGCTTTTTGCGCAGTGAGCGCTCGTTGATCCAGACCTGTGGTCGCGCGGCACGCAATGTTGATGGCCGAGTGATCATGTACGCCGACCGTATCACGCGATCCATGCAGGCGTGTCTCGATGAAACCGAGCGCCGCCGCCAGCAGCAGTTGGCGTTCAACGCCGAGCACGGCATCGTGCCGAAGTCGGTATCGAAATCGATGCGCACTATCCTCGAAGATCTCAAAGGGGTTAGCGCAGAGGTTGCTCAGGTGGCCGAAGAGCTGGCCGACTGGCACAGCCCGGCAGAGTTACGCAAGAAAATCAACGCCGTCCGCAAAGAGATGCTTGCTGCCGCCGCTGAACTTAATTTTGAGCAGGCGGCAGAACTGCGGGATCAATTGTTGAAACTGGAAAAACAGGAATTGGGATTATCCTAA
- a CDS encoding ATP-binding protein: MEKMRSRRLLWQIYPLLVLAIILAVVAIGWYFSTVLKQFHDQDSVESLRARAELIALQIREHLEPSQQEFINDLCRQAGVRTETRITIMLPSGEVLGDTREDPKRMENHGSRPEVLAALEGGVGKSQRFSRTLQKDMMYLAVPVIADSRISGVVRTAMAVDEVNSRLVALRKQLAVGGVVAIVLVSILSLFISRRITRPLEQIKQEAERYASGQLDHRLRISGSSEIVALGQTMNEMAAQLNERISTIDKQRREQDAVLSSMVEGVIAIDSRQNVLRMNPAAAHLLEIDPDNVVGRPVQEVVRKAELLSFITAAMDSERTIEKDVLLFRGEEELCLQAHGTMLRGMGEESIGALVVFNDLTRQRRLETMRRDFVANVSHELKTPITAIKGFVETLLDGALDSRDESEQFLKIVERQVERLSVIIEDLMSLSRIEQGEEHERFDLEPEKLAEVISESVNDCTVLAEGLGITLKQELDQDLTSPLNAPLLEQALTNLLENAIKYSSTDSTVTIRCYEEDGRAIVRVCDEGCGIEAEHLPRLFERFYRVDKARSRQAGGSGLGLAIVKHIVQIHHGRVEVESTPGKGSDFIISLPLVS, translated from the coding sequence ATGGAAAAAATGCGTTCACGGCGACTGCTGTGGCAGATCTATCCGCTGCTTGTTCTCGCCATTATTCTGGCGGTGGTGGCAATTGGCTGGTATTTCTCCACGGTTCTCAAACAATTTCATGATCAGGACAGTGTTGAATCGCTGCGTGCCCGTGCGGAACTGATTGCTTTGCAGATCAGGGAACATCTTGAGCCCTCCCAGCAGGAGTTTATCAACGACCTGTGCCGTCAGGCCGGTGTGCGTACCGAGACGCGTATCACCATTATGCTGCCCAGCGGTGAGGTGCTTGGTGATACCCGTGAAGATCCGAAACGGATGGAGAATCACGGCAGCCGCCCCGAAGTTCTGGCGGCCCTGGAAGGGGGAGTCGGCAAGTCGCAACGTTTTAGCCGGACCTTGCAAAAAGATATGATGTATCTGGCTGTGCCGGTAATCGCCGACAGTCGTATCAGCGGAGTGGTGCGCACCGCCATGGCCGTCGATGAAGTTAATTCCCGTCTTGTCGCGTTACGCAAGCAATTGGCGGTTGGAGGTGTGGTCGCCATTGTCCTGGTCTCCATCCTCAGTTTGTTTATCTCCCGACGGATTACACGACCTCTTGAGCAGATTAAGCAGGAAGCGGAGCGCTATGCTTCCGGTCAGCTGGATCATCGGTTGCGTATCAGTGGTTCAAGTGAAATCGTCGCTTTGGGGCAAACCATGAATGAAATGGCTGCACAGCTCAACGAACGGATTTCCACCATTGACAAGCAGCGCCGCGAACAGGATGCGGTTCTCAGCAGTATGGTGGAAGGGGTCATCGCCATTGATTCACGCCAAAATGTTTTGCGCATGAATCCAGCGGCGGCTCATCTGCTCGAAATTGATCCCGATAACGTCGTCGGACGTCCGGTTCAAGAAGTGGTGCGTAAAGCAGAACTGCTTTCGTTTATTACCGCCGCCATGGATAGCGAACGTACCATCGAAAAAGATGTCCTGCTGTTTCGCGGCGAAGAGGAGCTGTGTCTTCAGGCTCATGGCACGATGTTGCGCGGCATGGGCGAAGAGAGTATCGGTGCCCTGGTGGTGTTTAACGATCTGACGCGTCAGCGCCGTCTGGAAACCATGCGTCGTGATTTTGTCGCCAATGTGTCCCACGAGCTGAAAACACCCATCACCGCCATCAAGGGATTTGTCGAAACCCTACTCGATGGTGCTCTGGATAGCCGCGATGAGTCGGAGCAGTTTCTCAAGATTGTTGAACGACAGGTGGAACGACTCAGTGTGATTATCGAAGACCTGATGAGTTTGTCGCGTATCGAGCAGGGCGAAGAACACGAGCGCTTTGATCTCGAACCGGAGAAATTGGCCGAAGTGATCTCCGAGTCGGTTAACGATTGCACTGTGTTGGCGGAAGGTCTTGGCATCACTCTCAAGCAGGAGCTGGATCAAGATCTCACGTCGCCACTCAACGCACCGCTGCTGGAACAGGCGCTGACCAATCTGCTTGAAAACGCCATCAAATACAGCTCCACTGACAGCACGGTCACCATCCGCTGTTATGAGGAAGATGGCCGGGCGATTGTTCGCGTGTGTGATGAGGGCTGCGGGATTGAGGCCGAGCATCTGCCGCGCCTGTTTGAACGGTTTTACCGGGTCGACAAGGCACGCAGCCGTCAGGCCGGTGGCAGCGGGCTGGGCTTGGCCATTGTCAAGCATATTGTTCAGATCCACCATGGTCGGGTTGAGGTGGAAAGTACCCCCGGCAAGGGCAGTGATTTTATCATCAGTTTGCCGCTGGTTTCCTGA
- a CDS encoding putative metalloprotease CJM1_0395 family protein, giving the protein MATPITTSDSQALQVAAYMASARQGGMTAQATNFGENEAAPVETGVSTLNVVDTVQISEEGMQASMAGQQEGNAQPGVVDPQASQSSGEERSTVAEEQAEPVEEMDEGRESAESDGSEEDSETSTARLSEDEQQEVQQLSQRDREVQVHEAAHAAVGGPYTGAPSLSYETGPDGRRYAVSGEVNVDLSEVPGDPQATMEKADVIRAAALAPAQPSSQDRNVAAQASRMRAQAQAELMAEQSAQGSAMVERSAAASAMSPSASMDSEDQGQTLSSQFGGAVA; this is encoded by the coding sequence ATGGCTACACCCATTACCACCTCAGATTCGCAAGCCCTTCAAGTTGCCGCTTACATGGCATCCGCCCGTCAGGGCGGGATGACCGCTCAAGCAACCAATTTTGGTGAAAATGAGGCTGCGCCTGTTGAAACCGGAGTGTCTACGCTCAATGTGGTCGATACGGTACAGATCAGTGAAGAGGGGATGCAGGCCTCCATGGCTGGACAGCAGGAGGGCAATGCGCAACCCGGTGTTGTTGACCCTCAGGCGTCTCAATCAAGTGGCGAGGAGAGGTCTACTGTTGCTGAAGAGCAGGCTGAACCGGTTGAAGAGATGGACGAGGGCCGGGAATCCGCTGAATCCGATGGATCGGAAGAGGACAGTGAAACCTCGACAGCACGTCTGTCCGAAGACGAGCAACAGGAAGTTCAGCAACTGAGTCAACGCGACCGTGAGGTGCAGGTTCATGAAGCCGCCCATGCTGCGGTTGGTGGCCCCTATACCGGCGCACCGTCATTGAGTTATGAAACGGGCCCGGATGGCAGGCGCTATGCCGTGTCCGGTGAAGTCAATGTTGATTTGAGTGAAGTGCCCGGTGATCCTCAAGCAACCATGGAAAAAGCCGATGTGATACGCGCTGCCGCTTTGGCTCCGGCCCAACCCTCATCACAGGACCGCAACGTCGCCGCCCAGGCCAGCCGCATGCGTGCTCAGGCCCAGGCTGAGTTGATGGCCGAGCAGTCAGCGCAGGGCAGTGCCATGGTTGAACGCTCTGCTGCGGCTTCCGCCATGTCACCGAGTGCATCCATGGACAGTGAGGATCAAGGGCAGACCCTCTCCAGTCAATTTGGCGGAGCGGTTGCCTGA
- a CDS encoding amino acid permease, with translation MADPIKHKRLKKELRLLDVYAIATGATLSAGFFLLPGLAAQQAGPALILAYAIAALPLFPAMFSILELATAMPRAGGVYYFLDRALGPAWGTIGGLGTWLALILKVAFALVGMGAYIALYMPELHIVPVAVITALALGGLSLFGAGKGGRLQILLVIGLLVLLVVFFGAGGMQLQPAHFEGFLASGVDAILSTAGLVYISYVGVTKVASLSEEVKDPERNLPRGVILALTTAVGVYLVGTTIIVGLVPQAELQGSLTPVAVAADYALGETGKLLLSIAALLAFISVANAGMMSASRYPLAMSRDHLLPSVFRRLGRFGSPTNAILVTLLVLVATIVFFDPVKIAKLASAFQLLMFALVCAAVIVMRESRIDSYDPGYKSPFYPWMQIAGIVFPMILIVEMGTVSIVFSLALILVSVVWYLSYGKPRVARTGAIFHVFERLGHLRYQGLDTELRGILKEKGLRDDDPFDEILLRSQVIDLEEECSFEAALTIAAHKLEKVIPLTSDEIVEQIMVGTRIGATPVTRGVALPHFRSTAISQSEMVLMRARNGVRMARYNPQTLEEEGSQRVKALFFLVSPDSNPSQHLRILARIAERVDEESFADQWLGAQQRNALKEALLQSDRFLLLCLDDETPAHELIGRPLYDVVFGEGCLVAFLTRRGKTFVPNGRTLLLEGDRLTVIGDETALNDIRRRYQPDGATCSTEQSLEE, from the coding sequence ATGGCGGACCCCATCAAGCACAAACGGTTAAAAAAAGAACTGCGTCTGCTCGATGTCTATGCCATTGCCACAGGCGCAACACTCAGTGCCGGTTTTTTTCTGTTGCCGGGATTAGCGGCACAGCAAGCCGGTCCTGCCCTGATTCTCGCTTATGCCATTGCTGCATTGCCCCTGTTCCCCGCCATGTTCAGTATTCTCGAGTTGGCCACGGCCATGCCGCGTGCCGGTGGCGTTTATTATTTTCTCGATCGAGCACTTGGTCCGGCCTGGGGAACCATTGGCGGATTGGGCACCTGGCTGGCTCTGATTCTCAAAGTGGCCTTCGCCCTGGTCGGCATGGGGGCGTACATTGCCCTGTATATGCCGGAACTGCACATTGTTCCCGTCGCAGTGATCACCGCTCTGGCCCTTGGTGGCCTCAGCCTGTTTGGGGCCGGAAAAGGGGGGCGCCTGCAGATCCTCTTGGTGATCGGTTTGCTGGTGTTGCTGGTCGTGTTCTTTGGTGCTGGTGGGATGCAGCTACAGCCTGCTCACTTTGAAGGTTTTCTCGCCTCAGGAGTGGACGCGATCCTGTCCACGGCCGGATTGGTTTACATCAGCTATGTCGGTGTGACAAAAGTTGCCAGTTTGTCCGAAGAGGTCAAAGACCCGGAACGCAATCTGCCACGGGGAGTGATCCTTGCCTTGACAACGGCCGTGGGCGTTTATCTGGTTGGCACCACTATTATTGTCGGTCTGGTTCCTCAGGCCGAGCTGCAGGGCAGTCTGACGCCTGTTGCTGTCGCGGCTGATTATGCGCTGGGGGAGACCGGTAAGCTGCTGCTGTCCATTGCCGCACTGCTGGCGTTTATTTCCGTCGCCAATGCCGGGATGATGAGTGCGTCGCGGTATCCGTTGGCCATGAGTCGAGACCATCTGTTGCCGTCGGTTTTCCGTCGCCTCGGCCGGTTCGGTTCACCCACCAATGCCATTCTAGTGACCTTACTGGTCCTTGTGGCGACCATTGTCTTCTTTGATCCGGTAAAGATTGCCAAGCTGGCCAGTGCTTTTCAGTTGCTGATGTTTGCTTTGGTGTGTGCCGCGGTTATTGTGATGCGCGAAAGCCGTATCGATTCATACGATCCCGGCTACAAATCGCCCTTTTACCCGTGGATGCAGATTGCCGGCATTGTTTTTCCGATGATTCTTATCGTTGAAATGGGAACCGTGTCGATCGTGTTTTCACTTGCCCTGATTCTGGTGTCCGTCGTCTGGTACCTTTCCTATGGCAAACCGCGTGTCGCACGCACTGGAGCGATCTTCCATGTGTTTGAGCGGTTGGGACATCTGCGTTACCAGGGGCTTGACACGGAGTTGCGTGGCATTCTTAAAGAGAAGGGGCTGCGTGATGATGATCCGTTTGATGAGATTCTGCTGCGCAGTCAGGTGATTGACCTTGAAGAGGAGTGCTCGTTTGAGGCCGCCTTGACCATCGCCGCCCACAAGCTGGAAAAGGTGATTCCATTGACCAGTGACGAGATTGTCGAGCAGATTATGGTTGGCACCCGCATTGGTGCGACACCGGTGACGCGTGGGGTGGCCTTGCCCCATTTTCGCTCCACAGCCATCAGTCAATCGGAAATGGTGCTGATGCGTGCCCGCAATGGTGTGCGCATGGCCCGCTACAATCCGCAAACCCTCGAAGAGGAGGGCAGCCAGAGGGTCAAGGCGCTGTTTTTTCTTGTCAGTCCCGACAGTAACCCTTCGCAGCATTTGCGCATTCTGGCGCGCATTGCTGAACGGGTTGATGAAGAGAGCTTTGCTGATCAATGGCTGGGGGCGCAGCAGCGAAACGCGCTTAAAGAGGCGCTGCTGCAAAGTGATCGTTTTCTGTTGTTGTGTCTGGACGATGAGACTCCGGCCCATGAGTTGATCGGTCGACCTCTGTACGATGTGGTGTTTGGTGAAGGGTGCCTGGTGGCGTTTCTGACCCGGCGGGGGAAAACCTTTGTTCCCAACGGGCGGACCTTGTTGCTTGAGGGAGATCGTCTGACAGTGATTGGTGATGAGACGGCACTCAATGATATTCGGCGTCGTTATCAGCCGGATGGGGCGACGTGTTCTACGGAGCAAAGTTTGGAAGAATAA
- a CDS encoding NAD(P)-dependent oxidoreductase, translating to MANYGFIGSGLMGNPMAMNLIKAGHQLTVYNRDASKCQNLIEAGATQVSTPLEVVAAADVTFCMVADPEAAMAVCFSPHGVIQGVGPGKGYVDMSTVDPQTAEKIGISVQARGGEYLEAPVSGTVQPARDGELVIMAAGDEALLEKAQPGFDAMGKKTVFLGEIGAAASMKLTVNMMMGSMIAALSEGLTLAQASGLEGEALLDVLSAGALACPMFKGKGAAMLAENFTANFPLKHLQKDLRLAVQLGDHHRVPLANAAASNEMAKRGCQMGFADEDMCALIKTVQSPQKK from the coding sequence ATGGCAAATTACGGATTTATCGGTAGCGGCCTGATGGGCAACCCCATGGCCATGAACCTGATCAAGGCGGGGCACCAGCTCACGGTGTACAACCGCGATGCGAGCAAATGTCAGAACCTGATTGAGGCTGGCGCTACCCAGGTCAGCACCCCGCTGGAAGTTGTTGCTGCTGCGGATGTGACGTTTTGCATGGTCGCTGATCCCGAGGCGGCCATGGCGGTGTGCTTTTCCCCGCACGGTGTGATCCAAGGGGTTGGCCCCGGTAAAGGGTATGTTGATATGTCGACGGTGGACCCGCAGACGGCTGAAAAGATCGGCATCTCGGTTCAGGCGCGCGGTGGTGAATATCTGGAAGCTCCGGTCTCCGGCACGGTGCAACCGGCACGCGATGGCGAACTGGTCATCATGGCCGCAGGAGATGAGGCGTTGTTGGAAAAAGCTCAACCCGGCTTTGACGCCATGGGCAAAAAGACCGTATTTCTCGGTGAGATCGGTGCCGCTGCCAGTATGAAACTAACAGTCAATATGATGATGGGCAGCATGATTGCCGCTTTGAGTGAAGGATTGACCCTGGCGCAGGCCAGTGGCCTGGAGGGGGAAGCCCTGCTCGATGTTCTCAGCGCCGGTGCGTTGGCCTGTCCGATGTTCAAAGGCAAAGGCGCGGCCATGCTGGCAGAAAATTTTACCGCGAATTTTCCTCTGAAACATTTGCAGAAGGATCTGCGATTGGCGGTACAGCTTGGTGATCACCATCGTGTTCCGTTGGCCAATGCCGCAGCAAGTAACGAGATGGCCAAACGGGGTTGCCAGATGGGGTTTGCCGACGAAGATATGTGCGCCCTGATTAAAACCGTTCAGAGCCCACAGAAGAAGTAA
- a CDS encoding response regulator: MNKNILIVEDEEDILALVHYNLSRDGFEVTTATTGEDGVEQARKEHPDLMILDLMLPGMDGLEVCETLKKDRELRDIPIVMLTAKGEESDIVKGLEMGAADYVTKPFSPKVLLARVKAVLRRYEQGDETEHVPTDAVIERHGLVIHPGRNEVLVDGRSVDLTYTEFRVLHFLASRPGWVFTRYQIVNAVRGEDYSVTDRAVDVQIVGLRRKLGNFGHCIETVRGVGYRFKD; the protein is encoded by the coding sequence ATGAATAAAAATATTCTGATTGTTGAAGACGAAGAGGATATTCTCGCCCTGGTTCACTACAACCTGAGTCGCGATGGCTTTGAGGTGACGACGGCAACCACGGGAGAGGATGGCGTTGAACAGGCCCGTAAAGAACACCCGGATCTGATGATTCTCGACCTGATGTTGCCCGGTATGGACGGCCTGGAGGTGTGTGAGACGCTGAAAAAAGATCGGGAGTTGCGTGATATTCCGATTGTCATGCTCACGGCCAAAGGCGAAGAGTCTGATATCGTCAAAGGACTGGAGATGGGCGCAGCGGATTATGTCACCAAACCGTTCAGTCCCAAGGTGTTGCTGGCACGGGTCAAAGCGGTACTGCGACGTTACGAGCAGGGCGATGAGACCGAGCATGTGCCAACCGATGCGGTGATTGAACGCCATGGACTGGTGATTCACCCAGGACGTAACGAAGTTCTGGTGGATGGCCGCAGTGTCGATCTGACCTACACCGAATTCAGGGTGCTGCATTTTCTTGCCAGCCGTCCCGGCTGGGTATTTACCCGGTACCAGATTGTCAATGCCGTGCGCGGGGAAGACTATTCGGTGACGGATCGGGCGGTGGATGTGCAGATTGTCGGCCTGCGCAGGAAGCTGGGTAATTTCGGCCACTGTATCGAGACCGTTCGCGGTGTCGGCTATCGTTTTAAGGATTAA